Proteins from a genomic interval of Bradysia coprophila strain Holo2 chromosome X, BU_Bcop_v1, whole genome shotgun sequence:
- the LOC119082813 gene encoding 39S ribosomal protein L11, mitochondrial, with product MSKQVGRVLRKAVGKVDHSSKLNTNIPAGMALAGPPLGPMLGQRGINIAAFCKDFNQRTKDIREGIPLPCRITPKAAEKSYELVIHSPPATFLLKQAAGIQRAAMNPGKEVSGRITRKHLYEIAKIKLADPPNALLTLQQMCEMLVGVARSCGIEIVDRLDPEEYHQFLEERKIIVENQRRELQEARDAKMLRTG from the exons ATGTCTAAACAAGTGGGTCGAGTGTTGCGGAAAGCTGTCGGAAAGGTTGACCACAGTTCAAAACTCAATACAAATATCCCAGCAGGAATGGCACTCGCTGGTCCACCACTCGGACCGATGTTAGGACAAAGGGGCATAAACATAGCAGCATTCTGTAAGGACTTCAATCAACGCACAAAGGATATCAGAGAAGGAATTCCTCTGCCATGCCGTATCACTCCAAAAGCAGCGGAAAAGTCATATGAACTGGTCATACATTCACCACCGgctacatttttattgaaacaagCCGCTGGCATTCAACGTGCTGCCATGAATCCTGGAAAAGAAGTTTCGGGAAGGATTACCAGGAaacatttgtatgaaattgcgAAAATCAAATTGGCAGATCCTCCGAATGCTTTGCTCACATTACAG CAAATGTGCGAAATGTTGGTTGGTGTAGCGCGAAGCTGCGGCATTGAAATAGTCGATCGCCTAGATCCGGAGGAAtaccatcaatttttggaaGAACGGAAAATCATAGTGGAAAATCAACGAAGAGAACTTCAAGAAGCTCGTGACGCGAAAATGTTACGAACGGGATAA
- the LOC119082710 gene encoding ribosomal RNA processing protein 36 homolog, with protein sequence MSSSSESNNEDVPNEESSHDEESDDERLKIREELSSMSFENLIKLKEKLGSKVYNETVFGGTERVKKSVKKEFKRENKNRPREMTSKRPVPLLGNEKIKAKASTRTVSDPRFDPNCGEFNATKFRENFSFVADIKAKELSELKAQLKESTDPKEVKKLKYLIQRMQNQNLEEKKRKDREHLLDEEKQEIKRAKTEMKMPLYSSTKERKARQLVSQYMELKDSGKLDKHLEKRRKKNLARDRKKVDFD encoded by the exons ATGTCTTCGAGCTCAGAATCAAACAACGAGGATGTTCCAAATGAGGAAAGCAGCCACGACGAAGAATCCGACGATGAAAGA TTGAAAATACGTGAGGAACTGAGCTCAATGTCTTTCGAAAATCTGATCAAACTCAAGGAGAAACTTGGATCCAAAGTGTACAATGAGACTGTGTTCGGAGGCACGGAACGTGTCAAAAAATCGGTAAAAAAGGAGTTTAAacgcgaaaataaaaatcgtccaCGAGAAATGACCTCCAAGCGACCAGTGCCCCTGCTCGGAAATGAGAAAATCAAAGCAAAGGCATCGACTCGCACAGTTAGCGATCCTCGGTTCGATCCGAATTGCGGAGAATTCAATGCGACAAAGTTCAGAGagaattttagttttgttgCCGATATTAAGGCCAAGGAATTGAGCGAACTGAAGGCTCAACTCAAGGAGAGTACAGATCCGAAGGaagtgaaaaaattgaaatatttaattcagcGGATGCAGAACCAAAATTTGGaggaaaagaaacgaaaagacCGAGAACATCTGTTGGACGAGGAGAAACAGGAGATTAAACGGGCGAAAACGGAAATGAAAATGCCACTCTACAGCAGTACCA AGGAACGAAAAGCTCGTCAGCTGGTCTCACAGTATATGGAATTGAAAGATTCTGGCAAACTGGACAAACACTTGGAAAAACGCCGCAAAAAGAATTTGGCCAGAGACAGAAAGAAAGTCGATTTCGattaa